From the Flavobacterium galactosidilyticum genome, one window contains:
- a CDS encoding RagB/SusD family nutrient uptake outer membrane protein → MTINKIKRTALCLSFLTAFSCTDNFEEINTNPEGATTEQLDQDYNSIKSLFKPAFNHLYICETTWQYQIQQSLQADGWSGYMTTPVPFGPQNNHDYVLNGGWNSYAWDDAYVNIISYLYKAEQRSKDKFNQFYAWSLILKVATMQRITDMYGPAVYSKFGKGVATYDSQKDIYNQMFKDLDFAVAELTKRNAAGEKTAFDETDLSLYEGKYANWTKYANSLRLRMAMRISKVDPALAKTEAEKAISHSLGVFTNNGDALKIKSPTDLNVIDVMSHSWVGLFMGADMESILGGYQDPRIAKYWNTSKITPGEYKGVRTGIVYPSGSTYSKFSQTGPRTKTGEITWMSTAKVYFLRAEGALRGWNMGGTAKDLYEAGIKASFEQNGVEGAAAYSTDNTKLPKDYIDPLNPANNAQAISKITVAWGTDKEKNLEKIITQKWIATYPDGQEAWSEFRRTGYPKLFRISNNQSNGIISTELGVRRLAFSDSEVTNNKEGVASGVAALGGLDNGATRLWWDTTAPNF, encoded by the coding sequence ATGACAATAAATAAAATAAAAAGAACAGCATTATGCCTCTCTTTCCTTACGGCTTTTAGTTGTACGGATAATTTTGAGGAGATAAATACAAACCCAGAAGGAGCAACTACAGAACAATTAGATCAAGACTATAATAGTATCAAATCTCTATTTAAACCAGCTTTTAATCATTTGTATATTTGCGAAACTACATGGCAATACCAAATTCAGCAAAGTTTACAAGCTGATGGGTGGTCAGGTTATATGACTACTCCAGTTCCTTTTGGACCACAAAATAATCATGATTATGTTTTGAATGGAGGATGGAACAGTTATGCCTGGGACGATGCTTACGTTAATATTATCTCGTATTTATACAAGGCAGAACAACGTTCAAAAGATAAATTTAATCAATTTTACGCTTGGTCACTGATATTGAAAGTTGCTACTATGCAAAGAATTACGGATATGTACGGACCAGCTGTTTACTCTAAATTTGGTAAAGGTGTTGCTACTTACGATTCGCAAAAAGACATCTATAATCAAATGTTTAAGGATCTAGATTTTGCTGTTGCAGAGCTAACAAAAAGAAATGCTGCGGGCGAAAAAACAGCATTTGATGAAACTGATTTGTCATTGTATGAGGGGAAATATGCAAACTGGACTAAGTATGCTAATTCCTTGCGACTAAGAATGGCCATGCGTATTTCTAAAGTTGACCCTGCCTTAGCAAAAACGGAAGCAGAAAAAGCGATCAGTCATTCATTAGGAGTTTTTACAAATAATGGTGATGCGTTAAAAATTAAATCTCCTACTGATCTTAACGTAATTGATGTTATGAGTCATAGTTGGGTAGGTTTATTTATGGGCGCTGATATGGAATCTATATTAGGAGGCTATCAAGACCCAAGAATAGCTAAATATTGGAATACTTCAAAAATCACTCCTGGAGAGTATAAAGGTGTAAGAACCGGAATTGTATATCCTTCTGGAAGTACTTATTCTAAATTCTCTCAAACAGGTCCTAGAACTAAAACTGGGGAAATTACTTGGATGTCTACCGCAAAAGTTTATTTTCTTAGAGCCGAAGGTGCTTTGAGAGGATGGAACATGGGCGGAACTGCTAAAGATTTATATGAGGCTGGTATAAAAGCGTCATTTGAGCAAAATGGTGTAGAAGGTGCTGCAGCTTACAGTACAGATAACACTAAACTCCCTAAAGATTATATAGATCCACTTAATCCTGCAAATAATGCACAAGCGATTAGTAAAATTACTGTTGCTTGGGGAACTGACAAAGAAAAAAATCTAGAGAAGATTATTACCCAAAAATGGATTGCTACTTATCCTGACGGACAAGAAGCTTGGTCAGAATTTAGAAGAACTGGATATCCAAAATTGTTCAGAATATCAAATAACCAAAGTAATGGTATTATTAGTACCGAACTTGGCGTTAGAAGGTTAGCTTTTTCAGATTCAGAAGTAACTAATAATAAGGAAGGAGTAGCTTCAGGAGTAGCTGCCTTAGGAGGCCTTGACAATGGAGCCACAAGACTTTGGTGGGATACTACTGCACCAAATTTCTAA
- a CDS encoding beta-N-acetylhexosaminidase → MKYSLILLFVAFISNAQIKKEQLDLMPWPQNINLSDGTFALSKNFKVNITGNPNPRIFTGATNFLRRLDGRTGLFFQQGFVTKINQDPTAELQINCVQSGKIGLYEDESYQLDIQSNKITINATSDLGALHALETLLQLLQNNSTSYYFPTAKITDLPRFTWRGLMIDVARHFQPIDVIKRNLDAMAAVKMNVFHWHLTDDQGWRIQIKKHPKLTDLASDGLFYTQEEIKSVVKYANDRGILVVPEIDVPGHASAILTAYPEIGSKITAISTNKIERNAGIFNPTLDPSNPKTYQLLSEIFDEVCPLFPGDYFHIGGDENEGKDWDSNPKIQEFKKKNKLVTNHDLQTHFTMQLVPMLKKHGKQLMGWEEIMTKDMSKNAIIHSWKGPNEGLPVGQSVANAAKNGYKTVLSNGFYIDLMQSVNDHYLNDPIPQNSTLTAEEKARILGGEATMWTELVSPMTLDSRIWPRTAAIAERLWSNQDVVDLNSMHKRLKNVSFRLEELGITHIRNKAVLLRNIANNQEIKALEDFSNICEPLKIYSRNKGGTEYQMYSPLTLFADACAPDASDALDFEAAVNLYLKTKNANNQLLVSSFLRKWIAINTDLVNLSSNAPLVQPILPLSKSLSDLSQQLLLVIENKQTPNAVLLNDLIKQCNSKDHADVELAVYTSLKKLIGA, encoded by the coding sequence ATGAAATATTCCTTAATCTTATTATTTGTGGCTTTTATATCAAATGCCCAAATAAAAAAAGAACAATTAGATTTGATGCCCTGGCCTCAGAATATAAATTTGAGTGACGGTACCTTTGCTTTAAGCAAAAACTTTAAAGTAAACATTACAGGTAATCCTAACCCTAGGATTTTTACAGGTGCAACCAATTTTTTACGACGATTAGACGGAAGAACAGGATTGTTTTTTCAACAAGGCTTTGTGACCAAAATAAATCAAGATCCAACAGCTGAATTACAAATAAATTGTGTTCAAAGTGGTAAAATTGGACTTTATGAAGACGAAAGTTATCAGTTAGACATTCAATCCAATAAAATAACGATAAATGCAACTTCAGATCTTGGTGCACTTCACGCTTTAGAGACATTATTGCAACTATTGCAAAATAATAGTACTTCTTATTATTTTCCTACTGCCAAAATCACTGATTTACCAAGATTTACTTGGCGCGGGCTTATGATTGATGTGGCTAGACATTTTCAGCCAATTGATGTGATCAAAAGAAATTTAGATGCAATGGCAGCCGTAAAAATGAATGTTTTTCATTGGCATTTGACAGACGATCAAGGTTGGAGAATTCAGATAAAAAAACACCCAAAATTGACTGACTTAGCTTCTGATGGTTTGTTTTACACTCAGGAGGAAATTAAAAGTGTTGTTAAATATGCTAATGACAGAGGGATTCTAGTGGTTCCTGAAATTGATGTTCCCGGACATGCCTCGGCAATTTTGACGGCTTATCCTGAAATTGGAAGTAAAATAACAGCTATTTCGACTAATAAAATCGAACGCAATGCGGGAATATTTAATCCAACTTTAGATCCATCAAATCCTAAAACCTATCAACTATTAAGTGAGATTTTTGATGAGGTTTGCCCTTTATTCCCTGGAGATTATTTTCATATTGGTGGAGATGAAAATGAAGGTAAAGATTGGGATTCTAATCCAAAAATTCAGGAATTTAAAAAGAAAAATAAGTTAGTAACTAATCATGACCTTCAAACTCATTTTACAATGCAGTTAGTTCCAATGTTGAAGAAACATGGAAAACAATTGATGGGATGGGAAGAGATTATGACAAAAGACATGTCTAAAAATGCCATTATTCATTCGTGGAAAGGTCCAAATGAAGGTCTCCCAGTTGGACAATCTGTTGCAAATGCAGCAAAAAATGGATATAAAACCGTTTTGTCAAATGGCTTTTATATTGATTTGATGCAAAGCGTAAATGACCATTATTTGAATGATCCCATTCCGCAAAATAGTACACTTACTGCGGAAGAGAAAGCTAGAATATTAGGTGGTGAAGCCACTATGTGGACTGAACTAGTAAGCCCTATGACGTTAGATTCTAGAATTTGGCCAAGAACAGCTGCGATTGCGGAAAGATTATGGTCTAATCAAGATGTTGTTGATTTGAACAGTATGCACAAAAGACTCAAAAATGTTTCATTTCGATTGGAAGAACTTGGAATTACGCATATCAGAAATAAAGCGGTACTTTTAAGAAACATCGCTAACAATCAGGAGATAAAAGCGCTAGAAGATTTTTCGAATATTTGCGAACCACTAAAAATTTATTCCCGAAATAAAGGCGGAACCGAATATCAAATGTATTCCCCACTAACTTTATTTGCAGATGCATGCGCACCTGATGCCTCAGACGCGTTAGATTTCGAAGCGGCAGTAAATCTTTATTTAAAGACCAAAAACGCTAATAATCAGCTATTAGTTAGCAGCTTCTTAAGAAAGTGGATTGCGATTAATACTGATTTAGTGAACTTAAGTTCAAACGCACCTCTTGTGCAACCCATTTTACCTTTATCAAAAAGTTTAAGCGATTTGTCACAACAACTTTTATTGGTAATAGAAAACAAACAAACACCGAATGCAGTTCTTTTGAATGATTTGATAAAACAATGTAATTCTAAAGATCATGCTGATGTGGAATTAGCCGTTTACACTAGTTTGAAAAAATTGATAGGTGCTTAA
- a CDS encoding glycoside hydrolase family 18 protein, with the protein MKYLKMFLLVAVITIAPSVLGQKKIAVIAYYTGDDKKIDEFEINKLTHIIYSFCHLKDGKLSVDNAQDSLSIKHLVSLKIKYPKLKIMLSLGGWGGCAPCSEAFSTSEGRLLFAESVKKVNDYFRTDGIDLDWEYPTIEGHPGHLYQAADKKNFTDLIVMLRKTLGKNNELSFAAGGFQKFLDDAVEWKKIMPLVDRVNIMSYDLVNGYSKVTGHHAPLFSTNSAEESADRAVQYLVNIGIPSEKLVIGGAFYTRVWKNVANSNNGLYQSGVHTTGITFKNYTTTYTKEKGWKYFWDDKAKAGHWYNETEQLFATGDDLNSIAEKTHYVVKNKLGGIMFWELVQDTPRNGLLAKIHQIKTAK; encoded by the coding sequence ATGAAGTACTTAAAAATGTTTCTTTTAGTAGCTGTTATAACAATAGCGCCTTCAGTTCTCGGACAAAAAAAAATAGCAGTTATTGCTTATTATACTGGTGATGATAAGAAAATTGATGAATTTGAGATTAATAAACTCACCCACATTATTTATAGTTTTTGTCATTTAAAAGACGGTAAGCTAAGCGTAGATAATGCGCAGGACTCACTTTCAATAAAACACTTGGTTTCTCTTAAAATCAAATATCCAAAACTTAAAATCATGCTTTCTTTAGGCGGTTGGGGCGGATGCGCTCCTTGTTCTGAAGCCTTTTCAACATCAGAAGGACGTTTACTTTTCGCAGAATCAGTAAAAAAAGTTAATGATTATTTTAGAACCGATGGGATTGATTTGGATTGGGAATATCCAACTATCGAAGGGCATCCGGGACATTTATATCAAGCGGCCGACAAGAAAAACTTTACAGACTTAATTGTAATGCTACGAAAAACATTAGGGAAGAACAATGAACTTAGTTTTGCTGCAGGAGGATTTCAAAAATTTTTAGACGATGCTGTAGAATGGAAAAAAATAATGCCTTTAGTTGATCGTGTTAATATTATGAGTTACGATTTAGTTAATGGCTATTCAAAAGTTACAGGACATCATGCTCCATTATTTAGTACTAACTCCGCTGAAGAATCAGCAGATCGTGCCGTGCAATATTTAGTTAATATCGGGATACCTTCTGAAAAACTAGTTATTGGAGGGGCTTTTTACACAAGAGTTTGGAAAAACGTGGCAAATAGTAATAATGGCCTATATCAATCTGGAGTTCATACAACAGGCATAACCTTTAAAAATTACACAACTACTTATACAAAAGAGAAAGGTTGGAAGTACTTCTGGGATGATAAAGCGAAAGCGGGACATTGGTACAATGAAACGGAACAATTATTTGCTACAGGTGATGATTTAAATTCAATAGCAGAAAAAACACACTATGTTGTCAAGAACAAGTTAGGAGGAATTATGTTTTGGGAGCTGGTTCAAGACACTCCTAGAAATGGATTGTTAGCTAAAATTCACCAAATTAAAACAGCAAAATAA
- a CDS encoding ABC-F family ATP-binding cassette domain-containing protein yields the protein MLTVNNLSVQFGKRILFDEVNTTFTHGNIYGVIGANGAGKSTFLKMIAGEMDPTSGHIHLEPGKRMSVLNQNHNMFDDSTVLETVMMGNKTLYAIKKEMDALYLDYNDSNADRIGELQVQFEEMNGWNADSDAASMLSNLGINEEHHYTLMGDLEGKIKVRVLLAQALFGNPDLLIMDEPTNDLDFETIAWLENFLANYENTVIVVSHDRHFLDSVCTHISDIDFSKINHYSGNYTFWYESSQLAAKQRAQQNKKAEEKKQELEEFIRRFSANVAKSKQATSRKKMISKLNISEIKPSSRRYPAIIFDQEREAGDQILNVQNLSASIEGDVLFKGVDLNMAKGDKIVLFSKDSRATTAFYEILNGNQKADSGTFDWGVTTNQAYLPVENHSFFESDYTLVDWLRQWVKTEEERDEVNIRSFLGKMIFSGEEALKTCRVLSGGEKVRCMLSRMMMERANVLMLDEPTNHLDLESITAFNNSLKNYKGSVIFTTHDHEFSQTVANRVIELTPNGAIDRYMTFDDYLDDEKVQELRVKMYTV from the coding sequence ATGTTAACAGTTAATAATTTATCAGTTCAGTTTGGCAAAAGGATTTTGTTTGACGAAGTAAATACGACCTTCACCCACGGCAATATATATGGAGTGATTGGCGCTAACGGTGCTGGAAAATCAACTTTTCTTAAAATGATTGCAGGTGAAATGGATCCTACTTCAGGACATATTCACTTAGAACCTGGAAAACGTATGTCGGTTTTAAACCAAAACCACAATATGTTTGACGACAGTACTGTTCTTGAAACCGTAATGATGGGAAATAAAACCTTGTACGCAATCAAAAAAGAAATGGATGCCTTGTATCTTGACTATAATGACTCTAATGCGGATAGAATAGGGGAGTTGCAAGTGCAATTTGAAGAAATGAATGGCTGGAATGCTGATTCTGATGCTGCATCTATGTTATCAAACCTTGGAATTAATGAGGAGCATCATTATACTTTAATGGGTGATTTAGAAGGAAAAATAAAAGTACGTGTACTTTTGGCGCAAGCCTTATTTGGAAATCCTGATTTGCTAATTATGGATGAGCCTACCAATGACCTGGATTTCGAAACTATTGCTTGGTTAGAAAATTTCCTAGCAAATTATGAAAATACTGTAATTGTTGTTTCACACGACAGACACTTCTTAGATTCAGTTTGTACACATATTTCCGATATAGATTTTAGTAAAATAAACCACTACTCAGGAAACTACACATTCTGGTATGAGTCAAGTCAGTTGGCGGCAAAACAACGCGCACAACAAAACAAGAAAGCCGAAGAAAAGAAACAAGAATTAGAAGAATTTATTCGTCGTTTTAGCGCGAATGTAGCCAAATCAAAACAAGCTACTTCTCGTAAAAAAATGATTAGTAAGTTGAATATATCTGAGATAAAACCATCAAGTCGTCGTTATCCTGCTATTATTTTTGACCAAGAGCGTGAAGCAGGAGATCAAATTTTGAATGTGCAAAATTTGAGTGCTTCTATTGAAGGAGATGTTTTATTTAAAGGTGTTGACTTGAACATGGCAAAAGGAGATAAGATCGTACTTTTCTCTAAGGATTCACGTGCTACCACGGCTTTTTACGAAATTTTGAACGGAAATCAAAAAGCGGATTCTGGAACTTTTGATTGGGGAGTTACGACTAATCAAGCCTATTTACCAGTTGAAAATCATTCTTTTTTTGAGAGTGATTATACACTTGTTGATTGGTTACGCCAATGGGTAAAAACGGAAGAAGAACGCGATGAGGTAAACATTCGTAGTTTCCTTGGGAAAATGATTTTTTCAGGTGAAGAAGCTTTAAAAACCTGTAGAGTGTTATCTGGAGGAGAAAAAGTACGTTGCATGTTGTCTCGAATGATGATGGAACGTGCTAATGTATTAATGCTTGATGAGCCTACAAATCACTTGGATTTAGAGTCTATTACCGCTTTTAATAATTCATTGAAAAACTATAAAGGATCTGTGATTTTTACTACTCATGATCATGAATTTTCTCAAACTGTTGCAAACAGAGTTATCGAATTAACTCCTAATGGTGCTATTGATAGATATATGACCTTTGATGATTATCTGGATGATGAAAAAGTTCAAGAATTAAGAGTTAAAATGTATACTGTATAA
- a CDS encoding BamA/TamA family outer membrane protein, with the protein MSKSSLLYCLFLGVLISSCSNTRFLPEGELLYTGASIKVEGKEATSKQKKELKNQLKELVRPKPNATILGLRPKLYIYNIAGTPKKDKGFRHWLKNKVGEAPVYFSKVDLEYNKSVLQNFTENSGYFNARTSADSTRRGKKASAEYLVKPAKRYTIKDVKFPTDSSVIGKAIRNTGRRSLLKKDQPYNLEIIKQERIRIDGRLKEKGYYYFNPDYIIVQVDSTVADHKVDLIVKVKDQTPELAETPYKINKIVVYPNYSIGIDSLKDNSKSIKKYKDLTIVDSTNMFKPYVFERALNFNKNDFYNRTDHNLTLNRLVNLGTFKFVKNQFMVSDTTGNYLDAIYFLTPLPKKSLRLELLAKTNSANYTGTELNLNWSNRNAIGGAELLTISTFAGVEVQVAGQNNGFNVYRFGGEANLIWPRLVAPFKLHSATGFVPKTKFTLGYEYQNRTKLYSLQTFKGSFGYLWKENERKEHLLNVTEITFASPQNVTQLYKDQILINESLGKVIEKQLIFGPTYSYTYTNTAQKRKKNTFYYKGTVDLAGNIAGLVTGANIKKGDTINIFKVPFSQFIKIENDFRHYYKLGRDSQLASRLIVGAGYAFGNSREMPFIKQFFIGGTNSLRAFRARSVGPGTFDGAATNTSTFLPDQSGDIKLEFNTEYRAKIYGLVKGALFLDAGNIWLLNEDPEKPGAKFSKKFMSELAIGAGAGLRFDFSFLILRTDFAFPIRKPYLSEGNRWVLDKVDFGSGSWRKENLIFNLAIGYPF; encoded by the coding sequence ATGAGTAAGAGTAGTTTGTTATATTGTCTTTTTTTAGGAGTACTTATTTCATCCTGCAGCAACACGCGTTTTTTACCTGAAGGCGAATTGTTGTACACTGGTGCAAGCATAAAAGTAGAAGGAAAAGAAGCCACAAGTAAGCAGAAGAAAGAACTTAAAAACCAGTTAAAAGAATTGGTAAGACCAAAACCTAATGCTACTATTTTAGGATTGCGACCTAAATTATACATTTATAATATTGCTGGAACTCCTAAAAAAGATAAAGGCTTTCGCCATTGGCTAAAAAACAAAGTGGGTGAAGCGCCTGTTTATTTCAGCAAAGTAGATTTAGAATATAATAAAAGTGTGTTACAAAATTTCACAGAAAATAGTGGCTACTTTAATGCGAGAACTTCTGCTGACTCTACAAGAAGGGGTAAAAAAGCAAGTGCAGAATATCTTGTAAAGCCTGCTAAACGGTATACAATTAAAGATGTGAAATTCCCCACTGATTCATCGGTAATAGGAAAAGCAATACGCAATACAGGTCGTCGAAGTTTACTTAAGAAAGATCAGCCATACAATTTAGAAATAATCAAGCAGGAAAGAATTCGAATTGACGGAAGATTGAAGGAAAAAGGATATTACTACTTTAATCCAGATTATATTATCGTACAAGTCGATAGTACTGTTGCTGATCACAAAGTGGATCTAATTGTAAAAGTAAAGGATCAAACTCCAGAACTAGCTGAAACACCTTATAAAATAAATAAAATTGTTGTTTATCCAAATTATTCGATAGGTATTGATAGTTTAAAAGACAATAGTAAATCAATAAAAAAGTACAAGGATTTAACTATAGTCGATTCAACAAATATGTTTAAACCGTATGTTTTTGAGAGGGCTTTAAATTTTAATAAAAATGATTTTTACAATCGCACTGACCATAATTTAACCTTAAATAGACTAGTAAATTTAGGAACTTTCAAATTTGTAAAAAACCAATTTATGGTTTCTGATACTACCGGTAACTACTTAGATGCTATTTATTTTTTGACCCCGTTGCCCAAAAAATCTTTACGATTAGAATTATTAGCAAAAACGAACTCTGCTAATTATACCGGAACTGAACTTAACCTGAACTGGAGCAATCGCAATGCGATTGGAGGTGCTGAGTTGTTAACTATTTCTACTTTTGCTGGTGTTGAAGTCCAAGTTGCTGGTCAGAATAATGGTTTTAATGTGTATCGTTTTGGAGGTGAGGCGAATTTAATTTGGCCACGATTGGTAGCACCATTCAAGTTACATTCCGCTACTGGCTTTGTACCAAAAACTAAATTTACTTTAGGGTACGAATATCAAAACAGAACCAAATTGTACTCTTTACAAACTTTTAAAGGATCGTTTGGATATTTGTGGAAAGAAAACGAGAGGAAAGAGCATTTGCTGAATGTTACTGAAATCACTTTTGCCAGTCCTCAGAATGTTACACAGCTTTATAAAGATCAAATTTTAATAAACGAATCTTTAGGGAAAGTTATTGAGAAACAATTAATTTTTGGACCAACATATTCTTACACCTACACTAACACTGCACAAAAGAGAAAAAAAAACACATTCTATTATAAAGGTACTGTTGATTTAGCTGGAAATATTGCTGGTTTAGTTACTGGAGCAAATATTAAAAAAGGAGATACCATAAATATATTTAAAGTACCTTTTAGTCAGTTTATAAAAATAGAAAATGACTTTAGACATTACTACAAATTAGGACGTGATTCTCAATTAGCGAGCAGATTAATTGTGGGAGCCGGATACGCGTTCGGAAATTCACGTGAAATGCCATTTATAAAACAATTCTTTATTGGTGGAACTAATAGTTTAAGGGCTTTTAGAGCGCGTTCTGTTGGACCTGGAACATTTGATGGTGCCGCAACAAATACAAGTACTTTTCTACCAGATCAATCAGGAGATATAAAATTAGAGTTCAATACAGAATACCGAGCTAAAATTTATGGATTAGTAAAAGGTGCGCTGTTTTTAGATGCTGGAAACATCTGGTTACTAAATGAAGATCCTGAGAAACCAGGAGCTAAATTTTCAAAAAAATTCATGAGCGAATTAGCTATTGGAGCTGGTGCGGGATTGCGTTTCGATTTTTCATTTTTAATTCTCCGCACTGATTTTGCCTTTCCCATACGTAAACCGTATTTATCTGAGGGGAATAGATGGGTTTTAGATAAAGTAGATTTTGGAAGCGGTTCCTGGCGCAAAGAAAATCTAATTTTTAACTTGGCTATTGGATATCCTTTTTAA